Proteins encoded by one window of Tunturibacter psychrotolerans:
- the dnaN gene encoding DNA polymerase III subunit beta, with protein MTLPTETSATPAPTGNLEITVSRAELLRELTAAQSVVERKTTIPILSNFLFEATQGAGGDRLTITATDLDQSLRTSCAAKVKKAGACTIPARKLYDYIKLLPEGEISIKLMDNHWVQIRAGRSNTKMVGMARANFPQVPEFPASGAVKISVPSLKNMVSKTIFAISNEESRYTLNGALLVLKAESMAMVATDGHRLAHIEKLGETLEGVSGEKKTLIPRKALSELSSLLGATEAETLEFGDDEQTLFFRVGGRVLTSRKLTGQFPNYEAVLPRDNNKFVIVRCEDLMGSIQRVAQFADERSGAIKIRLEQNELKLSSSSTDAGESEDTIETPYNYDPLVVGFNSQYLIDFLKAIGNTGEVRLEFKDAQSAGQMRPEDANEDVKYRYILMPMRI; from the coding sequence ATGACTTTGCCGACCGAGACGAGCGCAACGCCAGCCCCAACCGGCAACCTCGAGATCACGGTCTCCCGCGCCGAGCTGCTGCGCGAGCTGACTGCTGCCCAGAGTGTGGTCGAACGGAAGACGACGATTCCGATTTTGTCGAACTTTCTGTTTGAGGCGACACAGGGCGCGGGCGGCGACCGGTTGACGATTACTGCGACGGACCTTGATCAAAGCCTGCGGACCAGCTGCGCGGCCAAAGTGAAGAAGGCCGGTGCGTGCACGATTCCCGCACGCAAGTTGTATGACTACATCAAGCTTCTGCCCGAGGGCGAGATCTCGATCAAGCTGATGGATAACCACTGGGTGCAGATTCGCGCGGGGCGGTCGAACACGAAGATGGTGGGGATGGCGCGGGCGAACTTTCCCCAAGTGCCGGAGTTTCCGGCCAGTGGCGCGGTGAAGATTTCGGTACCTTCTCTGAAGAACATGGTTTCGAAGACGATCTTTGCGATTTCAAATGAGGAGTCACGCTATACGCTGAATGGCGCCTTACTGGTACTGAAGGCAGAGAGCATGGCGATGGTTGCGACTGATGGACACCGACTGGCGCATATCGAAAAGCTTGGAGAGACGCTGGAGGGTGTGTCGGGGGAGAAAAAGACGCTGATTCCGCGTAAGGCGCTGAGTGAGCTTTCTTCGCTGCTGGGTGCGACGGAGGCCGAGACACTCGAGTTTGGCGATGACGAACAGACGCTGTTCTTCAGGGTCGGCGGACGGGTGCTGACCAGCCGCAAGCTGACCGGGCAGTTCCCCAACTATGAAGCAGTGCTGCCGCGGGATAACAACAAATTCGTCATTGTCCGTTGCGAAGATTTGATGGGATCCATTCAGCGTGTGGCGCAGTTTGCCGACGAGCGGAGCGGCGCTATCAAGATTCGGCTGGAGCAGAATGAATTGAAGCTTTCGTCTTCAAGTACGGATGCGGGAGAGTCGGAAGATACGATCGAGACGCCTTACAACTACGATCCGCTGGTTGTTGGATTCAACAGCCAGTATCTTATCGATTTTCTGAAGGCGATCGGCAACACGGGCGAGGTGCGGCTGGAGTTTAAGGATGCTCAGAGCGCTGGGCAGATGCGACCCGAAGATGCGAATGAGGATGTGAAGTATCGGTACATCCTGATGCCGATGAGGATCTGA
- a CDS encoding NAD(P)-dependent oxidoreductase has product MKVALFGASGATGKLLTQRCVAAGFDVTALLRAPETFPQRDHIHSIRGSAFDPAAVRQTIEGADVVLSALGANSLKKEDVLERAVPQIIAAMQQTSTHPKPVRRIIVLGSAGALPTSLDKQPAWRRWIVQNIVYNTFLKWPVASQISQWNNLSRSGLDWTMVMPPMLTNTPAHGHYRIDGDALPPNGSRISREDVADFMMQQIDSPQWIRKGVYITW; this is encoded by the coding sequence ATGAAAGTCGCCCTCTTCGGAGCCAGTGGTGCCACAGGAAAACTCCTCACCCAGCGCTGTGTCGCCGCTGGGTTCGATGTCACAGCCCTCCTTCGCGCGCCAGAAACCTTTCCCCAACGCGATCACATCCACTCTATCCGGGGCAGCGCTTTCGATCCCGCAGCGGTCCGCCAAACCATCGAAGGAGCCGACGTGGTTCTCTCTGCTCTCGGTGCAAACTCCCTCAAAAAGGAAGACGTGCTTGAGCGCGCCGTGCCCCAGATCATCGCAGCGATGCAACAGACGAGCACCCACCCCAAACCCGTTCGCCGCATCATCGTCCTTGGCTCTGCCGGTGCTCTCCCCACCTCGCTCGACAAGCAGCCCGCCTGGCGCCGCTGGATCGTTCAGAACATCGTCTACAACACCTTCCTCAAGTGGCCCGTAGCCTCGCAGATCTCGCAGTGGAACAATCTCTCCCGCAGTGGCCTCGACTGGACCATGGTGATGCCTCCCATGCTCACCAACACGCCCGCTCACGGCCACTACCGCATCGACGGCGACGCCCTCCCGCCCAACGGCAGCCGTATCTCACGCGAAGACGTAGCCGACTTCATGATGCAGCAGATAGACAGTCCCCAGTGGATCCGCAAAGGCGTGTACATCACCTGGTAG
- a CDS encoding YbhB/YbcL family Raf kinase inhibitor-like protein, producing the protein MRRSRAFFLTGALVVVALATGVFLAMTRSPKEPQPRIANASLHLASSSLDGDTIPSNFTCDGAEISPALSWTSPPEGTQSFALIATDRDSLVHFVHWVVYNIPSDKRELPEGTPKQERLPDGTDQGKNNFDNFGYGGPCPPMKAIHHYAFVLYALDSKLSLPPDATAKQALQAMIGHLLARSELVASYHR; encoded by the coding sequence GTGAGACGATCACGAGCATTTTTTCTAACCGGAGCTCTCGTGGTCGTAGCCTTGGCGACAGGCGTTTTTCTAGCGATGACGCGTTCCCCTAAGGAGCCTCAACCCCGAATAGCCAACGCGTCCCTGCATCTCGCTAGCTCGAGTCTCGACGGCGATACGATCCCAAGCAATTTCACCTGCGACGGTGCGGAGATCTCCCCTGCACTGTCCTGGACCTCACCTCCTGAAGGCACTCAAAGCTTCGCCCTGATCGCGACCGACCGTGACTCCTTGGTGCATTTTGTCCACTGGGTCGTCTACAACATTCCTTCAGACAAACGTGAACTGCCAGAGGGAACTCCAAAGCAGGAGCGACTGCCGGACGGAACTGACCAGGGAAAAAATAACTTCGACAACTTCGGCTACGGCGGACCCTGCCCTCCCATGAAAGCTATCCATCATTACGCTTTCGTGCTCTACGCACTGGACTCGAAACTCAGTCTGCCACCCGATGCAACGGCGAAACAAGCGTTGCAGGCTATGATTGGGCACCTTCTCGCGAGGTCCGAACTGGTCGCCAGCTACCACCGCTGA
- a CDS encoding SDR family NAD(P)-dependent oxidoreductase, with amino-acid sequence MTTLKGKTALVTGASRGIGRATAIALARAGAHILVHYGRSVQEAESLVTEIRANGGRADALSADLATPQGAAMLAEQVRSIVGDRLDVAVLNAGISKAVRIADYTIEDFDNLFATNVRGPFFLVQQLLPMLGEGSNITVISSAVARTVVGKPGVDNPSVLAYASTKGAIETLVKNWAAILGPRGIRVNAVAPGVIDTDMSNFTKTEAGREVTLGMQALKRIGKPEDVADVVAFMASDGARWITGASIPVDGGSKL; translated from the coding sequence ATGACAACACTGAAAGGTAAGACTGCGCTCGTCACGGGTGCATCAAGAGGAATCGGTCGTGCGACGGCTATTGCGCTTGCGAGGGCCGGAGCACATATCCTGGTTCACTACGGCCGATCCGTTCAGGAAGCAGAGTCACTCGTTACTGAGATCCGCGCAAACGGTGGACGTGCAGATGCACTCTCCGCGGATCTGGCAACACCGCAAGGGGCTGCAATGCTGGCTGAGCAGGTACGCTCAATCGTCGGCGATCGTTTGGATGTGGCAGTGCTGAATGCCGGAATCAGCAAGGCGGTACGTATCGCTGATTACACGATCGAGGATTTTGATAATCTCTTCGCCACCAACGTTCGTGGTCCGTTCTTTCTGGTGCAGCAGCTCCTCCCAATGCTTGGTGAGGGCTCGAACATCACGGTGATCTCTTCCGCTGTGGCCCGTACCGTTGTGGGCAAACCCGGCGTAGATAACCCCTCCGTTCTTGCTTACGCTTCTACGAAAGGAGCGATCGAGACTTTGGTAAAGAACTGGGCCGCCATTCTGGGACCGCGGGGCATACGTGTGAACGCAGTTGCACCGGGCGTGATCGACACGGATATGTCGAATTTTACGAAGACTGAGGCTGGTCGCGAGGTCACGCTAGGGATGCAAGCGCTGAAACGAATCGGCAAGCCCGAGGACGTTGCCGACGTGGTTGCTTTTATGGCGTCCGATGGCGCACGTTGGATCACGGGAGCCAGTATTCCGGTAGACGGCGGTTCGAAGCTCTAG